One stretch of Cellulomonas wangsupingiae DNA includes these proteins:
- a CDS encoding siderophore-interacting protein, which translates to MTEATATTVETTAPPASPFRMFHVRVVALQRLCPSLLRVTFTGDDLDRFADNGFDQRIKFFLPVTGSPYADLMDLGRTGDWYGTWRALPDDRRHPMRTYTARGVRPHPRELDVDIVLHGDAGPASRWATTAQVGDELVVMGPNADHVGPHGGVDFVPPARTDRLLIAGDETALPAIAGIVERLPRDARGEVLVEMPWSDDRLALDAPEGVRIHWLGRDGRAHGDLLVPAVQAACARLLPGQAPVPDAVLEDVDVDHDMLWEVPIDYTTGAALAAEAHLYAWLAGEAGVIKTLRRHLVRECGVDRKAVAFMGYWRQGKCEGI; encoded by the coding sequence GTGACCGAGGCCACGGCGACGACCGTCGAGACGACCGCACCCCCGGCGTCCCCGTTCCGGATGTTCCACGTGCGCGTCGTCGCGCTGCAGCGGCTGTGCCCCAGCCTGCTGCGCGTCACGTTCACCGGCGACGACCTCGACCGCTTCGCGGACAACGGGTTCGACCAGCGCATCAAGTTCTTCCTGCCGGTCACGGGTTCCCCGTACGCCGACCTCATGGACCTCGGCCGCACGGGCGACTGGTACGGCACGTGGCGCGCGCTGCCCGACGACCGCCGTCACCCCATGCGCACCTACACCGCCCGCGGCGTGCGTCCGCACCCCCGTGAGCTCGACGTCGACATCGTGCTGCACGGCGACGCCGGGCCGGCGTCGCGCTGGGCGACGACCGCGCAGGTCGGCGACGAGCTGGTCGTCATGGGCCCCAACGCCGACCACGTCGGCCCGCACGGCGGCGTCGACTTCGTCCCCCCGGCCCGCACCGACCGCCTGCTGATCGCCGGAGACGAGACCGCGCTGCCCGCCATCGCCGGCATCGTCGAGCGGTTGCCGCGCGACGCCCGTGGCGAGGTGCTCGTCGAGATGCCGTGGTCCGACGACCGGCTCGCGCTCGACGCCCCTGAAGGGGTGCGCATCCACTGGCTCGGCCGCGACGGCCGCGCCCACGGCGACCTGCTCGTGCCCGCCGTCCAGGCCGCGTGCGCCCGCCTGCTGCCGGGTCAGGCGCCCGTCCCCGACGCCGTCCTCGAGGACGTCGACGTCGACCACGACATGCTGTGGGAGGTGCCGATCGACTACACCACCGGCGCCGCCCTGGCCGCCGAGGCGCACCTGTACGCGTGGCTCGCGGGCGAGGCCGGCGTCATCAAGACGCTGCGGCGGCACCTGGTGCGCGAGTGCGGCGTGGACCGCAAGGCCGTGGCGTTCATGGGGTACTGGCGGCAGGGGAAGTGCGAGGGGATCTGA